gatgtccgtacttcttccaccactggttatgTGTATATGAACTTTACTGCTCAATAAAATAGGTTTAAAACGCGCAGTATGTCGCTCTgatatgtagtggagtattaaGTATTATGTTACTTAAAataattcagttcaattcaattcaattcaatttatttttatatagcgtcaaatcataacagaagttatctcgagacactTTATATAGAGAGCAGGTCTAAGACCGTACACCATGgtttgtgtaataataatacaaatattatttttattattatagggaaatatttatatttataaatgtaattaaaaagagAATAGTCTGAACTTAGagttttgtattattaaacattattaaacatttgcTTAACCTTCTATTAGCTTACATAAAGTCGATGTCATGTCAGTTGTCTTCTGGTGTTTTACCTCCAAAATCATCAGATTGTTTTTTAGCATAGAGGCCTTTTTTTAGGAAACTGAAATCAATtatttttaaagactttttaaGACTTGCAGATACCCTGATATCTGTTATGGAGGACGTaatctgccaaaataaataaataaatgactcgataaatatataaatatgtcattaaatgtagcaaaaataatattgaaaataaatgtagctattaattaattgataaaatgtgacataaatgggtatttaaaaaaagaaaacataaataaataagtttggggaaataaataatgggtgaaatgcaaagggaaaaaagatcatgaataaataaataaataaatgcatagatacatatatacaatgcaaaataattataagataaataaaaaataaatgcaaaaataaacaaatttagaaattaataaaaataaatacataaataaaagggaaaattaaacagaagagtaaataactAAGGGAATTgagacaaagataaataaataaaaaagcaaattaaaacagaaatatcaatttttgtcacatttttatcaattaattgaatttatttttaatacatttattgacatatttatttacttattgagtcatttatttattttggattttggcagTGGGTCTTACCCAGCAGCGGGCTCAGCCAGTAGACCAGGCAGTACTCCAGGAAGGAGTTTCCACTGCAGGGGAACTGTGTGGAGAAGGCCAACGCTGGGTTAAACACTGCTCCAGTCACCCTGCcacctggacacacacaaacacacattcaggaGTTTTTACCAAAACTGCAGCCACTGTTCATTTGTTTACAACTCCTAAACAAACAAGTTGAACGTGCTCTTAAATTCTTGGTAGATGGAGATTAATGTTTTATGTTCACCAAGTTCAAACAGCTGTGAAATGTAATAAGAGGACATGAGACTACTATTAATAATATCATAGTCATTCTGTACAGGTTTTTCCTTATGAAGTATGTTCACTTTGAAAAAGCCACAAAGGTGTCAGCATGCTTAGGCTGCTACATTTGGTTTCCCGTTAGTGCAAAACAGGAAATTACATTAATTTATGGTATAGTAGGTGCAAAGTGTATGCTTAGTAGGcctatgtattatatatttgtgcggctgtagctcagtgggtagagcgggtcgtctcTAAAGatgggtgaaatgcaaaggtcatgtgtacctgtatgtatacgACGAATCTAATACAGTTTAAGTTATTGTATGTAACGATCAGTTAGTCTTCAGATGGTGAGTTCTGAGAGGGAAGATAGATATCTGTGAGATTCAACAGTGTCATTACAAGGTGTTGCACATCAGGCTCTCCTCTATGAGACACAGGGAGATTCGGGCCAATCATACTTATGTCGGTACAAAACGGAATATGCCGCTGCAGAGAGTTAAATGCTGTGAATTAATAAATGTAGATCAGACAGGCTGTATGTATACCTGCCTCTGCAGACTCGTGCCAATATTGGAATTTACAGTAAAACTATCAGGtgtctacataaaaacacacattgtcaTTTCAGACTATCCAAAGATAGATTATAGTGAAAAAATACGACGTTTATCAGATCTATCTTCCACAATGATAACCGGTTAATGTTTCGAAGATTTTATgctgaataataattaatatgccATACCTATGCCTAGTTAATGTTCCCCGAAGTGGAGTTTTATTAATATGTGATCGCGTTTTATTATTAAACatgccaataataataatacaagtaTTATTTGAAGATGCTGCTGGtgtgtctgttcacctgtctgtctgaaggTGCAGgtcatgacccgccctactctgcctctgattggctagtagcCTACTCGTTCCCttattggttaggtttaagccaatcagaggcagagtaggacGGAAGTGAATCGCACCTGGGTCAGAACAAAAAATCAACAACAATGCAACTAAATGAAGGACAGGTTAGCATTATTGTAACTTAACTCAGTAGGCTGAATGGACTGGTTATATTATGCTTTGAGAATGCAGATTGAGGAGGACTGCGGTgcagacaggtgagtacaacaacaaaCTCACTGAACTCATTTCCTGCAGTCTCTCCTTTGCTTGCGTGTTTGTGGGCTGCATCATCTGTGGAgtttatattgttgttttatagGTCTACATCTCTATGTTTTTGCCATGGTGATCTTTAATTCTGCTGTTGATTATATAAGAAGCGTCAGGTTATTTAATTCATGTGGCTTAATATTGCTTGTTGCGCCCGTCCATATAGGCCTATACGTGcccatatacatttatttattatcagtcatttttgtttaattgtctgAGTTAGGGTGAATTATCCTAATATGGGACATTTTAGCACCACTCCGAAATCCCCAGGATGTGTCCTAatctaatacaaaaaaaaataaaatgcagaaaTCACACTCATAAAAGAAATGATGGACATATCAGTACACTAATGCCAAGTTTTCTCAGACAAATCTGGATTTTCTAATGTGGGACAGTCATGTCAGCGATGTGGGACACTGAAAGGTCTGTCAAAAGGCCTAAATCACCTTAATTAATGTAGGAAACACTCAAGGCTAAATGTGCAATCACATGTTCAGTAAATTTACCACTTACAATGTTAATGCTTTTACAAAAcctagacgtgtgtgtgtgtgtgtgtgtgtgtgtgtgtgtggattacTTCATCTATATCACCTGAGTAGCAGCAATCAACGGTTACCAAGGAAACCTTTGCTCTTAACTGCTTTGATGTTACTGCTAAAATGATCTCCAGTTAGACAGAGTTTTACATGGACTCAAAGAGAGAAACAGCTACCGAACAAGTGGCTCTCCAACAAAAATCGTGAGGCCTATAACTTAGATTCTTTAAGAGAGGGCTAAGGACCCTTAGATGAAGATATTGTGCGAaatttgtgtgtgtagtgttAAAAATGTGGCCTCAGCGGCAGTTTCTTAAAGATACTTAAAACCAGTATCGTTTAATCTCTTCcataaaaatgtgacaaatttaaTATGGGCCCCTATGGGAGCGTAGCCTGGAGTTGCTGTCACTTCCAGTCATTTATCGctaaatgtgtaagtccgactgattccatagctacatgactgCGACCAGCACATTTCcaacatttctgtgaagaaattatGTATGAAGagagaaaattgtgaaaatggtAGCgagtttaaaatatttttttaatgagattTTAAAGCTGCTCCACACTCTAACTCTGATGGCCTCACACTAAGGAGCGCAATACACACTAATGTAAAAGTCTGAGAAGGGCACTTTTACCAAGCTCCAAACAaggttaaatatttaaaaaagtacaaatgGGATATTAAAACTTGAATAATAGCCAAAGTCTACAGAAGATGTGGAACATTTCAcagtttgaatggagtttctagGTGAAAGTATGAATGAGCAGTGAAGAGTTGAAAATGcttgaaaatgtttacattttcttccattcatttcaatggaGAATTTTTGATGAATTATGGTTAATAATTCTGAAAATATGAAAGTTAGCAATGAGAAAAGTAATAGCGCACCATTCATAATTGAGCTGCACGTTTTGATGTTTGAAATGAGTttctatgttgaaaaatgtggaaCGAGTAGCGTTGCAAAAAAAGGgtgaggaaaaataataatactaattttttttatagtagAATAGAGTCAGCGTCATACCTGAGTAAACAGCTGTTGCGATGACCGCAGCTACCAGGTGCACGCGGTATTTCTCCTCCACCGAGCGCGTGTGCGTTATAGCAGTCTGAACCGCAAAAGCGCACGCGAGCTCCACAGCAGCGGCCTCGTGCAGTGGAGCGTGAATGGAGCTGATGCACCGGTAACCGAGCAGCTTGTGCCGCACGTGCAGTCCCGACAACCCGACACCCCAGATTACCTGTACCGCGGCTCGCGCAGCGGCGGCCGCAGCAAACTGGCACGCGATCCTCCGCAGGGCGCATCTGCAGGTGAACCTCGCGTGGTACGCGTGCTCGAGCGCAAAAGAGGGGTTTCCGGTGGCCCCGCTGAAGGTGAGCGCGTGCACCACGGACGCCAGGTACGTCAAGGTGAGCGCGAGGCGAGGCTCGATCCCGCCCACCTCGGACAGCAGCTTGAGCTCGTGCGTGCAGCAGCACAGCTGGAAGGTGGACACGAGCTCCACCGCGTATACAGAGAGCCCGGTGTCCGCGAGGGCCCTGCTCATCACCCTGCGGGTCGCGTGGCTCAGCAAGACGATCCCCGCGAGCACCGACAGAGACACCGACACGTCTGCAGGCATGTTGGCGGCTGGTCTGCGCTCTCTGTCCGGGGactgtctctggtctctggactctggtctctggtttctggtttcTGGACTCTGGCTCCTGGTTTCTGGACTCTGGTTTCTGGACTCTGGTCTCTGGACTCTGGTTTCTGGTTTCTGGACTCTGGTCTCTGGACTCTGGtttctggtctctggtctctggacTCTGGACTCTGGTCTCTGGATTCTGGTGtctgtggtctctggtctctggacTCTGGTCTCTGGATCTCTGGTCTCtgggtctctggtctctggatctctggtctctggtctctggatctctggtctctggtctctggatctcttgtctctggtctctggtctctggatctctggtttctggtttctggtttctggtttctggtttctggtttctggtctctggtctctggatctctggtctctggtctctgggtctctggtctctggtccctggatctctggtctctggtctctggtctctggtctctggtctctggtctctggtctctggtctctggtctttCTCTCTATTGCTGGATCTTTCTTCCTCTGGCCGATGgaagcctctgctgctgctgctgctgctgctctatcCCGGAGGATGCGCTGTTCAACCGGGAGCAAATGAGCTGCAGTCACGGTAGATCACATGGTGCGGAAGAGAGGAAGTGAGcagttttcctcctcctctccctttaACCCTCTTCTCTTTTcacatcagagagagagggagagagagagggagagagagagacagagagggagagagagagagaaagagaaagagagagagagagagagaccccctcctcccacctcctACTCTCTGAATTCTTGTCCTTCTCTACCAAACCGCTTGTCTTCCCTTGTCGTCTCATCTCTCTCTGCATGTCCTCTAAATCTTCACCTGGTTTACATTTGACTCCCACTGCAGATTTAGCCCATGCAAAGCCCACAACATGTTTCCATGACCAAATGGATATTAAATTACACTATTCAGATAAAATAAAAGTTTGGGAGCTATAATCCAGTTGACTGATATCCTCTACTCTTTCCTCTACTGAATCTGCACCTGGCCTGAATATTAGGAttgtatgtgtgcacacactttCCTGTAACCTTTATTTAGTGAAATTAGAAAACTGTATTTCTTATAGCCTACACAAGTATCctgtatacaaataaatataaagacagCATGGAGTAATACTGAGTAATGAAATATAGTAACAGATTATATTTGTCTATGGAAGCAAATAAGAGGCATAAGTATTTGAATTTTAACTGAATTCATAGCGTTGATGTTATTTAACTTTGAAAACCATTTATCTGAATTTATTTGTTCTGAATTCAACTCtttgaaattaaaatgtaaaatttcttgactttaatgctacactggttacagaaaatgagcccaacagcgggctggtggccagcggCAGTGCTCAGCCCGctgttgggctcattttctgtaaccagtgtagcattaaagtagtagagtagtagtaacATTTCACATACCAGAGACATGTTGCtgataataattaaaatgtgaaatcacaatcaaaacagtaaaaactGGGAACCaacttttattgtttatttgaaaCCTTTATTATAGAGAcaattgattattgattgataTAGACCAAGGTATAATAACAATTATAAGGCACTGACAACACTGCAAGATATAACAATTATAAATGCATAAAAGGCAACTCAAATTCCTTCACATATGATTGAAAATCACATAatcatttgatttaaaataaaacatcagtaCAATAACAAGATACAAAATAAGTGAATCAAAACAGCTCAGGTGAAAGCAATGATAACAGATTAAttactgaaatgttaaaaaaaaagtgttaaaaatCAAGTATATAACACACTGTATTAAAGCCAATGAGAAATGAGTGAAGTGAAATGAACATCTGCATATTAACTCTCTGTCTCAGCTGAaagctgctctcctctcctggtCCTCTGGTTCACAGCGactacaacaacacagagcatcaccagcagaacactGAGCACTGAGCATATCACTATGTAGAAGGTGGAGGGAAACCCAGAGGGCTCTCTGTACTTTAGAAGAGTTTTGGTTGTTGACACACACTGAAAATCTCGGTCAAAACCTGCACACCAATACTCTCCTGTGTCTTCCAGTGAGACATTAGAGATAACCAGAGATGTGTTATCAGAATGCCAGCTCACTCTGCTCATCATGATCTGATCAGTTCCTGTATTAAAGATTCTTCCATCTGTTTGGTTCGACTTGATGAACCAAATGTGATCCACACTCTCTCCCAAATCTCCGCATCTGAGAGTGATTTCTTCTCCCTCTGAGAAGAGCTCTACAGCAGGTGGGCCAAATTTGGGGCACACAAACAGAATATACCTttgctgtctttcagaggtttcaAAGAAGTACACACctgtgtgatttaacattaaCGATGAAAACACCAGCGAGTTGTTTTGGTCCACCTCTTGTTCCACTAAAGTTATCCTGTGGTTGAATTGTCCGTCAGCATTGAAGAACAAATCAGCCTTCTCCCAATGTGGGGGCTGGTCATCAATGAAACCAGTGACAGTGCACGGCAGCACAGCCGTCTCCTCCACTGAGCCGTAGATTATAGAAAAGGATCCATGCTGTACAGGGCGACTGCTGACACACTGCTGTTGGTTCATCACCAGACAGGTGTACGTTGTGTAGATTGTTGTTCTGTAGTCAGATACACGaagagttgatgtgtttgtcACCACTTGGTATCTTCCTTTAACATTGTCCATCACTGATGTCGTATTGTCCCCAAACACTCTTGTCCATATTTCTTGCTCATATCTAAACTCATGCTTGAGCCACTGGATATCCAGATTGTCATCCGCTCCCTCACATGGCAGCTCCACTGATCCTCCAGGATGCTCTATAATCTTTGTATCCTCATCTATTGAACTACAAATAATCATACTGATGTTTTTCTCATATGTCAAGTTGCCCTCGGTCCAACACTCCTCTTGGTACGTGCCGGAGTCTGAGTGGGTCAGGTTGTAGATCGTGTAATTAGAAATATTCTCCCAGCTGCCAACTGAAAGTCGTCCTTTCAGGTCTTTAGGTACTGTGGAGTTCTGggaccagaggtcagaggtgttCCACAGGACAATCTTCTCCTCACCAACAAATCTGGAGATCAGGCAGGAGGAGTTGGCCTCCTTGGGGAGCTCGGAGGTGTAAGAGTCCCTTTCCTCTTCGATGATGATGAGTTCCTCTGCATGAATGTTGTTGATGAGCGCAAACAGCAGGAAGGAGAGCTCTGCGAATACATCCATTCTGCTCGGAGGTCTGCTTGTGAGTGTTGAGCAAACACCGACACAACTCCCCTCATAAGCTCCGTGTCAACCCTCATCAGCAGCATCTTATTTGTGATTGGATGAACTTGACTTCTTCATCATTGGAAACTCTGTGTGatgggagagagaagagcataaataagtataataaatatttaaacaatCTATAAGTGCGTTGTCTCTAGTATTGGAGATGTCTGACTCACCACACTCAAGGAGAATGCGCTCTGTCTCCTCATTTATAATGCAGGCCATGGAGCCGCTGTCTAAAAGTCCACAAAACTGTCTGCCTGCTTTCTCAACTGTTGTATAAAAAAGACTGTAACTGTCCATTAAATGCTGTGTTCTTTGAAATATCCCTTTTTCCTCTCGTTGTTCACAAAAGTAACGGTACACTGACTGAAGATCATCTGCATCTGAACTGCTGGGGTTATAATCATTGCCCACACTATCCCCCTCTGGATGTGGACTGGCTAGTTTTCCGTCTGAGTAGGGCTGGCATGTGCAGGAGTGGGAGAGGCACTGATATTGTGCTGGCGTCTGGGGCAACCTTTGATACTGTGGTCTTTTGAATAGCATGAGAAGCACAGGCAGTCAcgaacacagtgtgtttttgtgctttgaCCTCTTCTGTCACAGACATGACACATGTTGCGGGGCCTGGGGTACTGCAGTGGAGAGTTTAAGGGAGGACTGGGTCTGTTGCTCTGAGCCTGTTGATCATGGAGGAGCCTGGAGAGCATGTCTATCAAGTGAGACAGTGATGTGGCATCAGGTCTACTAGATAGAGGGACTGAGGCTGGGTGCAGTCAACACATTGAGGGCTAGGCCTTGCCTCCACAATGGACTGATTATTCACAGTATATTCTGGCTGTGACAAGCAATGCTGTGGGattgtgttttctcttctaCTTGCAATTCTGAGCTCTCGCTGGCGGCTCTCAAGCATGTCCTGCACCTCCACCACAGACCATTTTTCCACAGGCTTGCTTCTGAAGAATGTGGCTAGGTGCTTATCAGGGCAATGACGGATGAACTGCATTGCAACTTCAAGTCTAAGTTCATCAACTGAGCGACTCCTCCGATGTAGACAGTCAAGAACATGCTCCATAGTTTTATTGAGCCGGAACCAATAATCAAATGCACTCTCACCAGGCTGGGCAAGGTGGCCTAAAAGTCCATTAGGGGAGTTGATGAGGAGATGGCTTCACCAAAGTGCTGTTTGAGAATATCGAACATTGCATAGGTTATTCTCAAGGTTGTAGGAACTGTTTCTCACCGACACTTTGACTATTTCCTTAGCTTTGCCTGCAAGTCTTTCCATTATTTCCCCAAAACATTGCTTTGTTTCGACATGTCTCTTGCAAAGATAGGCTGTCATGACATCTATCCACTCATACACTGTGCATTTGTCAGTGTGATCTCCTCTAAATGTAGGAGGCtcttt
The Sebastes fasciatus isolate fSebFas1 chromosome 7, fSebFas1.pri, whole genome shotgun sequence genome window above contains:
- the aqp11 gene encoding aquaporin-11; this encodes MPADVSVSLSVLAGIVLLSHATRRVMSRALADTGLSVYAVELVSTFQLCCCTHELKLLSEVGGIEPRLALTLTYLASVVHALTFSGATGNPSFALEHAYHARFTCRCALRRIACQFAAAAAARAAVQVIWGVGLSGLHVRHKLLGYRCISSIHAPLHEAAAVELACAFAVQTAITHTRSVEEKYRVHLVAAVIATAVYSGGRVTGAVFNPALAFSTQFPCSGNSFLEYCLVYWLSPLLGMMSSVLLFDKLVPLLLRKSPSLDLPLETKKRT